A section of the Betaproteobacteria bacterium genome encodes:
- the flgF gene encoding flagellar basal-body rod protein FlgF, with translation MDRLAYLASAGAKQLLHRQETIAHNLANANTPGFRADLDAFRAVPVQGQGPGTRVFVAESTPGFDSTPGTLQATGRNLDVAIEGEGFLVVEARDGGEAYTRAGSLDVGADSTLRTRSGLVVQGDGGPITIPENSRVTIGRDGTVSATAGGDNKSVNVVGRIKLVNPPAASLVKGGDGLLRAIDGNPAATDNNVKLVDSTLEGSNVNPIDALVGMIAVARQFETQMRLMSTAEQNGRDANKLLSANG, from the coding sequence ATGGACCGTCTTGCCTACCTCGCTTCCGCCGGCGCCAAGCAGTTGCTGCACCGGCAGGAAACCATCGCCCACAATCTGGCCAACGCCAACACGCCCGGATTCCGCGCCGATCTGGATGCATTTCGCGCGGTGCCGGTGCAAGGCCAGGGGCCGGGTACACGCGTCTTCGTCGCCGAGTCAACGCCCGGCTTTGACAGCACGCCCGGCACACTGCAGGCGACCGGTCGCAATCTGGATGTCGCCATCGAAGGTGAAGGCTTTCTGGTGGTGGAAGCGCGCGATGGCGGCGAGGCGTATACGCGCGCCGGCTCGCTCGACGTCGGCGCCGACAGCACGCTGCGCACCCGTTCCGGCCTGGTGGTGCAAGGTGATGGCGGGCCGATCACCATTCCCGAAAATTCCCGCGTCACAATTGGCCGCGATGGAACCGTCAGCGCGACAGCCGGCGGCGATAACAAAAGTGTCAACGTCGTGGGCCGCATCAAGCTGGTCAATCCGCCCGCGGCAAGTCTGGTCAAGGGTGGTGACGGATTGCTGCGCGCCATCGATGGCAACCCGGCGGCGACGGATAACAACGTCAAGCTGGTCGATAGCACGCTAGAAGGCAGCAACGTCAATCCCATTGACGCACTGGTCGGCATGATCGCCGTCGCCCGCCAGTTCGAAACGCAGATGCGCCTGATGAGCACCGCCGAACAAAATGGGCGCGACGCCAACAAGTTGCTCTCGGCCAACGGCTGA
- the flgG gene encoding flagellar basal-body rod protein FlgG, translating into MIRSLWISKTGMDAQQTSMDVISNNLANVSTSGFKRSRAVFEDLLYQTIRQPGAATSQQTQLPTGLQIGTGVRPVATARVFTQGNLQQTGNNLDVAINGQGFLQVQMPDGTTGYTRDGSLRMDQQGQVVTSNGFPVLPAITIPPGTQTVTIGQDGTISVSVAGTAAPTQVGSLQLVNFVNPAGMQAIGQNLYTETAASGTPSAGTPGTNGLGLLNQGYVETSNVNVVEELVSMIQTQRAYEINSKAIQTSDQMLQKLSQL; encoded by the coding sequence ATGATTCGCTCACTGTGGATTTCCAAAACCGGGATGGACGCGCAGCAAACATCGATGGACGTCATCTCGAACAACCTCGCCAACGTCTCGACCAGTGGCTTCAAACGTTCGCGCGCGGTATTCGAGGACCTGCTGTATCAGACCATTCGCCAGCCGGGCGCGGCAACCTCGCAACAAACCCAATTGCCGACCGGCTTGCAGATCGGGACCGGCGTCCGGCCGGTCGCGACCGCGCGTGTTTTTACCCAGGGCAACCTGCAACAGACCGGTAACAATCTCGACGTCGCCATCAACGGCCAGGGTTTTCTGCAAGTACAAATGCCTGACGGCACCACCGGCTACACGCGCGATGGCAGTTTGCGCATGGATCAGCAAGGCCAGGTAGTCACGTCTAACGGCTTTCCGGTGTTGCCCGCCATCACCATTCCACCCGGCACACAAACCGTCACCATCGGTCAGGATGGCACGATTTCCGTCTCGGTCGCGGGCACGGCGGCGCCGACCCAGGTCGGCTCGCTGCAACTGGTGAACTTCGTCAACCCCGCGGGCATGCAAGCCATCGGCCAGAACCTCTACACCGAAACCGCCGCGTCCGGCACGCCGAGTGCCGGCACGCCGGGTACCAATGGCCTTGGATTGCTGAACCAGGGCTATGTCGAGACCTCGAACGTGAACGTCGTCGAAGAACTGGTGTCGATGATTCAAACGCAACGCGCCTACGAAATCAATTCGAAAGCAATCCAGACGTCGGACCAGATGTTGCAGAAACTTTCCCAACTCTAA
- a CDS encoding flagellar basal body L-ring protein FlgH: protein MDIVESLARSHEHLSRAHRHDVLRELARIAGFVLVLLLMAVFAGCSHIEPRVKIVEPTSARPAPAVSTPANNGAIFQAAGHRPLFEDPRARLRGDIITIAINEKNSASRTSSSNASKTNDVKASVPAVAGLPGKFLQGANLQASSSNEFAGKGDTANGNSFAGTITVTVVDVLPNGNLQVAGEKQIGINHNLEFIRFSGVINPVTLQAGNMVESTKVADARLEYTGKGYIDEAQRMGWLSRFFLTFLPF, encoded by the coding sequence ATGGATATCGTTGAATCGCTGGCCCGCTCACATGAGCACCTGTCGCGCGCGCATCGTCATGATGTCTTGCGCGAACTTGCACGCATCGCCGGCTTCGTTCTTGTTCTGCTGTTGATGGCCGTATTTGCCGGGTGCTCGCACATCGAACCGCGCGTCAAAATCGTCGAGCCGACATCGGCAAGGCCGGCGCCCGCGGTCTCCACGCCGGCCAACAACGGCGCCATCTTCCAGGCGGCCGGACATCGCCCGCTGTTCGAGGATCCGCGGGCACGGCTCCGTGGCGACATCATCACCATTGCCATCAATGAAAAGAACAGCGCGTCACGCACATCCTCGTCGAACGCCTCGAAGACCAACGATGTCAAAGCCTCCGTGCCCGCCGTGGCGGGACTGCCGGGAAAATTCCTGCAAGGCGCCAACCTGCAAGCGAGTTCCTCGAACGAATTTGCCGGCAAGGGTGACACCGCCAACGGCAACTCATTTGCCGGCACCATTACCGTCACTGTGGTCGATGTGCTGCCCAACGGCAACCTGCAGGTAGCCGGCGAAAAGCAGATCGGCATCAACCACAATCTCGAGTTCATCCGCTTCTCCGGCGTGATCAACCCGGTCACGCTGCAGGCCGGCAATATGGTCGAGTCCACCAAGGTGGCCGACGCGCGACTGGAATACACCGGCAAAGGCTATATCGACGAAGCACAGCGCATGGGCTGGCTGTCGCGCTTCTTCCTCACATTCTTGCCGTTCTGA
- a CDS encoding flagellar basal body P-ring protein FlgI, producing the protein MKELTLQRLFFFTLLIASFWCGSLQSARAERIKDLANIQGVRTNQLMGYGLVVGLDGSGDQTTQTPFTVQSLTNMLSQLGVQLPPGTNLQLKNVAAVMVTASLPAFAKPGQSLDVTVSSLGNAKSLRGGTLLFTPLKGADGQIYAMAQGNVIVGGAGASAGKSSVQVNHLSAGRVPAGATVERAVNSPFAQSELITLELQTTDFSTAQRVTDAINAALGSVVAHAIDGRVVQVTAPAASQDRVAFMARLESIDVERVIPSAKVIINARTGSVVMNQMVMLERCAVAHGNLSISINSTPVISQPAPLSQGQTVVSEKVDIQMKQEGSNLMMMEGGAKLSDVVKALNALGANPQDLVAILQAMKASGSLRAELEVI; encoded by the coding sequence ATGAAAGAACTTACCTTGCAACGCCTGTTCTTCTTCACCCTGCTGATCGCCTCATTCTGGTGTGGCTCTCTTCAGTCCGCGCGCGCCGAACGCATCAAGGATCTGGCGAACATACAAGGCGTGCGCACCAACCAGTTGATGGGTTATGGACTGGTCGTCGGCCTCGATGGCAGCGGCGATCAAACCACACAGACGCCGTTTACCGTACAAAGCCTGACCAACATGCTTTCGCAACTTGGCGTGCAACTGCCGCCGGGTACCAACCTGCAACTGAAAAATGTCGCGGCCGTGATGGTCACCGCCTCCCTGCCCGCCTTCGCCAAGCCGGGCCAGTCGCTTGATGTGACGGTTTCCTCGCTGGGCAATGCCAAGAGCCTGCGCGGCGGGACACTGCTCTTCACGCCCCTCAAGGGCGCGGACGGGCAGATTTACGCGATGGCGCAGGGCAATGTGATCGTCGGCGGCGCCGGCGCATCGGCCGGAAAAAGCAGCGTGCAGGTCAATCATTTGAGTGCCGGCCGCGTGCCGGCCGGCGCCACGGTTGAGCGCGCGGTAAATTCCCCGTTCGCGCAAAGCGAGCTCATTACACTTGAATTGCAGACCACCGACTTCTCCACTGCCCAGCGGGTGACGGACGCCATCAATGCGGCATTGGGATCAGTGGTCGCGCATGCGATCGATGGCCGCGTGGTGCAAGTAACCGCACCGGCTGCATCGCAGGATCGCGTCGCGTTCATGGCACGACTCGAGAGCATCGATGTGGAACGGGTGATTCCGTCGGCCAAGGTCATCATCAATGCCCGCACCGGCTCGGTGGTGATGAACCAGATGGTGATGCTGGAACGCTGTGCCGTGGCGCACGGCAACCTGTCGATTTCCATTAACTCCACGCCGGTGATCAGCCAGCCCGCGCCGCTCAGCCAGGGGCAAACCGTGGTGTCGGAAAAAGTCGATATCCAGATGAAGCAGGAAGGCAGCAACCTGATGATGATGGAGGGCGGCGCCAAACTGTCCGATGTCGTCAAGGCGCTGAACGCACTCGGCGCGAATCCGCAAGACCTGGTGGCGATTTTGCAGGCAATGAAGGCGTCGGGTTCGTTACGCGCCGAGCTCGAGGTAATCTGA
- the flgJ gene encoding flagellar assembly peptidoglycan hydrolase FlgJ, with the protein MSLPINQMALDSRGLDSLKRTAHESPDKALKTAATQFEALFMNMLLKNMRDSLPKDGLMSSSAGDTYTTMLDQQLSQNLASKGTGLADMLVKQLSRNVKPAAGAHASTVSASALASRSSAARVTPKTTSASASAPAIRPNSPQAIQVMRQATAATPATATAAAMETVKPATVNSTERKRDFVVRMSQHAKEAELKTGVPAKFMIGQAALESGWGKREIKDGSGQSAFNVFGIKATGNWSGPTVDVSTTEFVNGVGRKVVEKFRAYASYAEGFADYAKLIADNPRYANVVRTARQGIEFFAQGLQRAGYATDPAYATKLTRVINDAVQIDRQA; encoded by the coding sequence ATGAGCCTGCCGATCAATCAGATGGCGCTCGATTCCCGCGGGCTCGACAGCCTCAAGCGCACCGCACACGAATCGCCAGACAAGGCGCTGAAAACCGCTGCCACGCAATTCGAAGCGCTGTTCATGAACATGCTTCTGAAGAACATGCGCGACTCGCTTCCCAAGGATGGGCTGATGTCGTCGAGCGCGGGCGACACCTACACCACCATGCTCGATCAGCAACTGTCGCAAAACCTCGCCAGCAAAGGCACCGGACTCGCGGACATGCTGGTGAAGCAACTCAGCCGGAATGTGAAGCCGGCGGCGGGCGCCCATGCGAGTACCGTTTCCGCTTCCGCCCTGGCTTCGCGATCCTCCGCGGCGCGGGTCACCCCCAAAACGACATCGGCATCGGCATCCGCCCCCGCGATTCGACCAAATTCACCACAGGCAATTCAGGTCATGCGCCAGGCTACGGCGGCCACACCCGCGACAGCCACCGCCGCCGCGATGGAAACTGTAAAACCCGCCACGGTCAATTCAACCGAACGCAAACGCGATTTTGTCGTACGCATGTCACAGCATGCGAAAGAAGCGGAACTGAAGACGGGCGTCCCGGCCAAATTCATGATCGGCCAGGCAGCGCTGGAATCCGGCTGGGGCAAGCGCGAAATCAAGGATGGCAGCGGACAATCCGCGTTCAATGTATTTGGCATCAAGGCGACCGGCAACTGGAGCGGGCCGACAGTCGATGTATCCACGACCGAATTCGTCAACGGCGTAGGCAGGAAGGTCGTCGAAAAATTCCGCGCCTACGCCTCCTACGCCGAGGGTTTTGCCGACTACGCAAAGCTCATCGCCGACAATCCGCGCTATGCCAACGTGGTCAGGACCGCGCGCCAGGGTATCGAATTTTTCGCACAAGGTCTGCAACGCGCCGGCTATGCGACCGACCCGGCCTACGCCACCAAGCTGACAAGGGTCATCAATGACGCGGTGCAAATCGACCGGCAAGCCTAA
- the flgK gene encoding flagellar hook-associated protein FlgK — MASGILNIGASGLTAAYAALQTTGHNIANVSTPGYKRQQTNQTSTFGAGYIGNGVSVTNVSRVYSELASSEANRAEARASEAGAQAAYIGRLDRLLGDSTSGVGAAVDSFFNSLQALSAQPSSTAQRTAFLDETRNLAARFSEAIDGINILKDTAARDLSLSLNNINEMGRQVASLNSAISLALASGMSPNDLMDQRDNLIRNIAGEIGVTTIEQSDGSVNLLVGNGQPLVVGDRVSKLVIGADPADPDKVALILQGPAGNVMVGSDGSAMGGKVAAMMNIHNRDLAGAEAELGRLAIAIATPLNQQHQRGLDLNGNSGGDLFTLPAAVSYPLSTNTGNAAVNISIADASQLKASDYRLDFDGANYQLTRLSDSTQQSFAAMPATVDGFGISIASGAMAAGDSFTLKPVSTRAGGIAAAFMDPQRVALALPVAANATLGNAGNIAVQGLSLDATPNANLTQPVTLTFTGPNTFDVAGVGTGNQTAQTYTAGTPISFNGWTLDFSGTPRAGDTVTIRPNTNPAGDNRNGLNLAAFESGGIVDGRTPAQSFAATLANVGSQARAANLDARIQGAVRDDAVAAEQSFSGVNLDEEAARLMQYQQAYQAAAKVIATAQTVFDALLSLGR; from the coding sequence ATGGCAAGTGGAATCTTGAATATTGGCGCCAGCGGCCTGACCGCGGCCTACGCAGCGTTGCAGACCACCGGCCACAATATTGCCAATGTATCCACGCCCGGCTACAAACGCCAGCAAACCAATCAGACATCGACTTTCGGCGCGGGATACATTGGCAACGGTGTCAGCGTCACGAACGTATCGAGGGTCTACAGCGAACTCGCCAGCAGCGAAGCCAATCGCGCCGAGGCGCGTGCCAGCGAGGCTGGCGCACAGGCCGCCTACATTGGCCGGCTCGACAGGCTGCTGGGCGATTCCACGAGCGGTGTCGGTGCGGCGGTCGACAGCTTCTTCAACAGCTTGCAGGCCCTTTCCGCCCAACCGTCGTCCACGGCGCAGCGCACGGCCTTCCTCGACGAGACACGCAATCTGGCGGCAAGATTTTCGGAGGCCATCGACGGGATCAATATTCTCAAGGATACCGCGGCCCGGGACCTGTCGCTGTCACTGAACAATATCAACGAAATGGGCCGCCAGGTGGCCTCGCTGAACTCGGCGATCTCGCTGGCCCTCGCATCCGGCATGTCGCCAAACGATCTGATGGATCAGCGCGATAACCTGATCCGCAATATCGCCGGCGAAATTGGCGTGACCACCATTGAACAAAGCGACGGTTCGGTCAACCTGCTGGTGGGCAACGGACAGCCGCTGGTGGTGGGAGATCGCGTGAGTAAATTGGTGATTGGCGCGGACCCCGCCGATCCGGACAAAGTCGCGCTGATCCTTCAGGGTCCTGCCGGCAACGTAATGGTGGGTAGCGACGGCAGCGCGATGGGCGGCAAGGTCGCGGCCATGATGAACATACACAATCGGGACCTGGCGGGCGCCGAAGCCGAACTGGGCCGCCTGGCGATCGCCATTGCCACGCCCCTGAATCAGCAGCATCAGCGCGGTCTCGACCTGAATGGCAATAGTGGCGGTGACCTGTTCACGCTTCCGGCCGCGGTCAGTTACCCGCTGTCCACCAATACGGGCAACGCGGCGGTGAATATTTCCATCGCTGACGCCTCGCAACTCAAGGCGAGCGACTACCGTCTCGATTTTGACGGCGCCAACTATCAACTCACGCGATTAAGCGACAGCACGCAACAATCCTTTGCCGCCATGCCCGCGACCGTGGACGGGTTCGGCATCAGCATCGCTTCCGGCGCGATGGCGGCCGGCGACAGCTTCACGTTAAAGCCGGTCTCGACACGCGCAGGCGGCATCGCCGCCGCCTTCATGGATCCGCAGCGGGTAGCACTGGCGCTGCCGGTTGCCGCCAATGCCACGCTTGGCAATGCCGGCAACATCGCCGTACAGGGCCTCAGCCTCGATGCAACGCCGAACGCCAATCTCACACAACCCGTCACGCTGACGTTTACCGGGCCGAATACCTTTGATGTCGCCGGCGTTGGCACCGGCAACCAGACCGCGCAAACCTACACGGCCGGGACGCCAATCAGCTTCAACGGCTGGACACTTGACTTTTCCGGCACACCGCGTGCCGGCGACACGGTGACCATCCGTCCCAATACCAATCCGGCGGGTGACAACCGCAATGGCCTGAACCTGGCCGCGTTTGAATCCGGCGGCATCGTCGATGGACGAACTCCGGCGCAGAGCTTCGCCGCCACACTGGCCAACGTAGGCAGCCAGGCGCGTGCAGCCAATCTCGATGCACGCATCCAGGGTGCGGTACGCGATGACGCGGTGGCAGCCGAGCAAAGTTTCTCCGGCGTAAATCTCGACGAAGAAGCCGCCCGGCTGATGCAGTACCAGCAGGCGTATCAGGCAGCCGCCAAGGTGATTGCCACCGCGCAAACGGTATTCGATGCCCTGCTCAGCCTCGGGCGATAG
- the flgL gene encoding flagellar hook-associated protein FlgL, whose amino-acid sequence MRISTSQMYQNAASTITTKQSDLARIQNQLSSGKRIASLADDPAGAASAAVLRSELAANGQFDQNRQIAQQRLSYAENTLGAIGENLQSARELLVSAGNGAYSDSDRKIIAGQLREGLATLIGLANSADGQGSYLFGGFREDTPPFVETAATVSYVADDGTRMINVSRNRSIGTGFNGADIFMRIPNGNGVFVNSANAGNSGTGTIDGGRVTNAASLTGNDYEIRFQSGASGTTYDIWDTTNNAAVSVGTPYTAPASIALPGMSVNINGTPANGDKFAVVPSGNQDIFTTLRNAITLLDIPANGNSTKISNGLSTALTNMDQALAHMSDARGGAGARLNELDQLGNMGAVRDVDLKSTLSSVEDIDYAKTISDLTVAQSGLDAALASYARIMKSSLFDYLR is encoded by the coding sequence ATGCGCATCTCCACGTCACAGATGTATCAGAACGCTGCATCGACCATCACCACCAAACAGTCGGACCTTGCGCGTATCCAGAATCAGCTCTCCTCCGGCAAACGCATCGCCAGCCTGGCGGACGATCCGGCAGGCGCCGCGAGCGCGGCGGTCCTGCGTTCGGAGCTTGCGGCCAACGGACAGTTCGATCAGAACCGGCAGATCGCGCAGCAGCGTCTGTCCTATGCGGAGAATACGCTCGGCGCCATCGGCGAAAATTTGCAGTCCGCGCGTGAATTGCTGGTCAGCGCCGGCAACGGAGCCTATTCCGACAGCGACCGGAAAATCATTGCCGGCCAATTGCGGGAAGGCCTGGCGACGCTCATCGGACTTGCCAATTCAGCCGATGGACAGGGCAGCTATCTGTTTGGCGGATTCCGGGAAGACACGCCACCGTTTGTCGAGACCGCCGCCACGGTCAGCTACGTCGCTGACGACGGCACACGAATGATCAATGTCTCGCGCAACCGCTCCATTGGGACCGGGTTCAATGGCGCGGACATATTCATGCGCATTCCGAACGGCAATGGTGTGTTTGTCAATTCCGCCAATGCCGGCAACAGCGGTACCGGGACCATCGACGGCGGTCGTGTCACCAATGCGGCGTCGCTGACCGGGAACGACTATGAAATCCGCTTCCAGTCCGGCGCCAGTGGCACCACCTACGATATCTGGGACACGACGAACAACGCTGCCGTCAGCGTCGGCACGCCCTACACCGCACCAGCCTCGATTGCCTTGCCCGGCATGAGCGTCAATATCAATGGCACCCCGGCAAACGGCGACAAGTTCGCCGTGGTGCCAAGCGGCAACCAGGATATTTTCACCACCCTTCGCAATGCGATAACTCTGCTTGATATACCCGCCAACGGCAACAGCACCAAGATCAGCAATGGCCTGAGCACGGCGCTGACCAATATGGATCAGGCGCTCGCGCATATGTCGGATGCGCGCGGCGGTGCCGGCGCGCGCCTCAATGAACTGGATCAGCTCGGCAATATGGGCGCGGTGCGCGACGTCGACCTGAAAAGTACGCTGTCGTCCGTTGAAGACATCGACTACGCCAAGACAATCAGCGACCTCACGGTGGCGCAATCCGGATTGGATGCCGCGTTGGCAAGCTATGCTCGCATCATGAAGTCCTCGCTGTTCGACTATTTGCGCTGA
- a CDS encoding EAL domain-containing protein, whose protein sequence is MNQVEIRPKVLTIDDDDGGRLMTVLNLEERGFAVTEADCGEQGIAAVQTERPDVILLDAMMPGMDGFEVCRRIRALPGAEHLPILMLTGLDDDNSISRAYDAGATDFFVKSDHWTLLVQRIRYLHRASRMRDELAESRNKEAWTQRIARLGYWEWDVARRSFLASEECFRLMGSPNALSSHPISMSVCDIAKLFQYVQADERLRVEGIVARILGESGSTQFECHLVGMDDAIRAVRLEIEVERSNDGAMSRVYGVIQDISERKRNEDQIRVLANYDSLTGLSNRRQFHEQLVSTIERARPDRSPVVLLFLDLNRLKHINDTLGYAAGDHLLTEIALRLNQSVRDRGLKGSSTDLVARLAGDQFAIMLTGLSGAGEAEAVARHVQSALCKPIPVGDHECVTSASIGIAAYPRDGDDADTLMRYADIAMNTAKTNGVNTLQVYRPGLNATSKERLLLEQALHKALDRNELVMYYQPQIDTRLGKIIGAEALMRWQCDGRLVPPGEFISIAEEIGLIVSFGEWALNNVMGRNRAWIDSGFEPMPIAVNIPGGQFECANFVDLVQEILTRQRIAPEYLELEITETSVMRNLATTLPVLDALTALGIRLSVDDFGTGYSSLSYLRRLPIDTLKIDASFVRDLQKGSDSEAIVAAIIAMAKSLDLRVIAEGVETHEQMCLLHAYGCHIMQGYYFSRPVPAADFARFRLEYGDQKVLPKANTPGSRKNISPLHAAFGGTH, encoded by the coding sequence ATGAATCAAGTTGAAATCCGCCCGAAGGTACTGACCATCGACGACGACGATGGTGGCCGTCTGATGACGGTGCTGAATCTCGAGGAGCGCGGCTTTGCCGTGACCGAAGCAGATTGTGGCGAGCAAGGCATCGCCGCCGTGCAGACCGAACGGCCCGACGTGATCCTGCTCGATGCGATGATGCCGGGAATGGATGGCTTCGAGGTCTGCCGGAGAATTCGCGCGCTGCCCGGCGCCGAACATTTGCCGATCCTGATGCTGACCGGCCTTGACGATGACAATTCCATCTCGCGCGCCTATGACGCCGGCGCGACGGATTTTTTTGTCAAATCCGATCACTGGACGCTGCTGGTGCAACGCATCCGCTATTTGCACCGCGCCAGCCGCATGCGCGACGAACTCGCCGAAAGCCGCAACAAGGAAGCGTGGACACAACGCATCGCGCGCCTCGGTTACTGGGAGTGGGATGTGGCGCGTCGCAGCTTCCTCGCCTCCGAGGAATGCTTTCGCCTGATGGGCAGCCCGAACGCACTTTCATCCCATCCGATCTCGATGTCGGTGTGCGACATTGCAAAACTGTTCCAGTACGTGCAGGCCGATGAACGGCTGCGCGTGGAGGGGATCGTTGCGCGCATCCTGGGTGAAAGTGGATCCACCCAATTTGAATGCCACCTCGTGGGGATGGACGACGCCATTCGCGCCGTGCGCCTCGAAATCGAAGTCGAACGCAGCAACGATGGCGCCATGTCGCGCGTCTACGGCGTGATTCAGGACATTTCCGAACGCAAGCGCAACGAAGACCAGATCCGCGTGCTCGCCAATTACGACAGTCTTACCGGCCTGTCGAATCGCCGCCAGTTCCACGAACAACTGGTGTCAACGATCGAACGTGCGCGGCCGGATCGTTCGCCAGTGGTGCTGCTGTTCCTGGACCTTAACCGCCTGAAACATATCAATGACACGCTCGGTTACGCCGCCGGCGATCATCTGCTGACCGAGATCGCATTGCGCCTCAACCAATCCGTCCGCGATCGCGGCCTGAAAGGCTCCTCCACGGATCTGGTGGCGCGTCTCGCCGGTGACCAGTTCGCGATCATGCTGACCGGGCTCTCCGGCGCCGGCGAAGCAGAAGCTGTCGCCCGCCATGTTCAGAGTGCCCTCTGCAAACCCATTCCCGTCGGCGACCACGAGTGCGTGACCAGCGCCTCAATCGGCATCGCCGCGTACCCGCGTGACGGCGATGATGCCGATACCTTGATGCGCTACGCTGATATTGCCATGAACACGGCCAAGACAAATGGCGTCAATACGCTGCAGGTTTACCGGCCGGGATTAAATGCAACATCCAAGGAAAGGCTATTGCTCGAACAAGCCCTGCACAAGGCGCTCGACCGCAATGAACTCGTCATGTACTACCAGCCCCAAATCGATACCCGTCTGGGCAAGATCATCGGCGCGGAAGCACTGATGCGCTGGCAATGCGACGGCCGCCTCGTACCGCCCGGTGAATTCATCAGCATCGCCGAGGAGATCGGGCTGATCGTTTCATTTGGAGAATGGGCGCTCAATAATGTCATGGGCCGCAATCGTGCCTGGATCGATTCCGGCTTCGAGCCGATGCCGATTGCGGTAAACATCCCGGGCGGCCAATTCGAATGCGCCAATTTTGTCGATCTGGTTCAGGAAATTCTCACGCGTCAGCGAATTGCGCCGGAATACCTGGAACTGGAAATCACCGAGACCTCGGTGATGCGCAATCTGGCCACGACGCTGCCCGTACTGGATGCATTGACCGCCTTGGGCATACGCCTGTCGGTGGACGATTTCGGGACCGGCTATTCCTCGCTTTCCTACCTGCGCCGCCTGCCGATCGATACCCTGAAGATCGACGCCTCCTTTGTCCGTGATTTGCAAAAAGGCTCTGACAGCGAAGCCATCGTGGCGGCCATCATCGCCATGGCGAAGAGCCTTGACCTTCGCGTCATCGCCGAAGGTGTCGAGACCCACGAACAGATGTGCCTGTTGCACGCCTACGGCTGCCACATCATGCAGGGCTATTATTTTTCAAGGCCGGTTCCTGCCGCCGATTTCGCGCGATTCCGCCTGGAGTATGGCGACCAGAAAGTGCTGCCGAAAGCGAACACACCCGGCAGCAGAAAAAATATCAGCCCGCTGCATGCTGCCTTTGGCGGCACGCACTGA